Proteins encoded in a region of the Novibacillus thermophilus genome:
- a CDS encoding IS1380 family transposase: MHSVNEQTMHFNKSVKVNFEGGNLTSDAGWLLYKEFDEKIGLSQAITDHLNVNDPNRHHIHFNDDVIIQKIYQHIAGYHADDHADELRHEPVLTTILGKEVLASQPTISRLNQKLDKETMKQLQSVNSLMQKRVDIIQPKENIMMDLDSTNLATYGEQHGSAFNTHYQAQGYHPLMMFDGLTGDCLKAELRAGHVYTSRQVVRFVGPEIKRYRKQSPWATLCIRGDSGFAIPALYQLAETHDVHYVIRLKANNVLKQKAQPFEDELWKQFDLNTTEAKVFYTSFDYQARAWDKPRRVVVKMEKPEGELFFTYTFIVTNMGLSPKNIVKLYANRGTMENFIKEAKNGFAFDQMSSPSFYSNATKLQLMVLAYNFNNWFRRLCLPRTMNKNRIDNIRLKLLKIAGKLVRSGRYLTFKLCSSCLYQKAYWQTLRTIHHLPRFG; the protein is encoded by the coding sequence ATGCATAGTGTAAACGAGCAGACCATGCATTTCAACAAAAGTGTGAAAGTCAATTTTGAAGGTGGAAACCTGACCTCAGATGCCGGTTGGTTACTGTATAAAGAATTTGATGAAAAAATCGGGCTCAGTCAAGCGATCACGGATCACCTCAATGTGAATGATCCAAACCGTCATCACATCCATTTTAACGATGACGTCATCATCCAAAAGATCTATCAGCACATTGCCGGGTATCATGCGGATGATCATGCCGATGAATTACGTCATGAACCTGTGTTGACCACCATTTTGGGTAAAGAAGTCCTGGCTTCTCAACCGACCATTTCCCGGCTAAATCAGAAATTGGATAAGGAAACGATGAAGCAGTTGCAATCGGTCAATTCACTGATGCAAAAACGAGTCGATATCATCCAACCCAAGGAAAACATCATGATGGATCTGGACTCGACCAACTTGGCCACCTATGGTGAACAGCATGGATCCGCCTTTAACACGCATTATCAAGCCCAGGGTTACCATCCCCTGATGATGTTTGATGGACTGACTGGAGATTGTCTCAAAGCAGAACTGCGCGCTGGTCATGTGTACACATCCCGGCAAGTCGTCCGCTTTGTCGGCCCTGAAATCAAGCGATATCGGAAGCAAAGTCCATGGGCAACGCTATGCATACGCGGGGACAGCGGTTTTGCCATCCCGGCTCTCTATCAATTGGCGGAAACACATGATGTCCACTATGTGATCCGCTTAAAAGCAAACAACGTGTTGAAACAAAAAGCACAGCCATTTGAAGATGAACTCTGGAAACAGTTTGATCTGAACACGACAGAAGCCAAGGTGTTTTACACATCATTTGACTACCAGGCACGTGCTTGGGATAAGCCGCGTCGTGTGGTGGTCAAGATGGAGAAACCGGAAGGTGAGCTTTTCTTCACCTACACCTTCATCGTGACCAACATGGGGCTCTCACCCAAAAACATCGTCAAGCTTTATGCGAACCGTGGCACGATGGAAAACTTTATCAAAGAAGCCAAGAACGGCTTTGCTTTCGATCAGATGAGCAGTCCATCGTTTTACAGCAACGCCACAAAGCTGCAACTCATGGTGCTCGCCTATAACTTCAACAACTGGTTTCGTCGACTGTGTCTACCCAGAACGATGAACAAAAATCGTATCGACAACATCCGTTTGAAGTTGCTTAAGATCGCGGGAAAGCTGGTTCGTTCAGGCAGATATCTGACATTTAAACTGTGCAGCAGTTGTCTGTATCAAAAGGCTTATTGGCAGACTTTACGAACCATCCATCACCTCCCACGGTTTGGTTGA